In the Astatotilapia calliptera chromosome 5, fAstCal1.2, whole genome shotgun sequence genome, one interval contains:
- the LOC113022494 gene encoding proline-rich protein 36 produces MKKGSLNFLGRKNHSLFDTNVKMQEMDNVELVLGSSATHESGTASVRARPTVKHGASLSESFQGFAVPMPKVPLLPPVNGPKTNGSVGWDPLSNGSITSVPNLDKGEIFVPPPPSVAPPPPPSEWIPPPPDFLGDLNTLDLATIQPPSMPAPNPPSVEPKDLSFLKPPPMAPPKPLSTTSTGSPSSIPISSPPSAQVPEHPKFAAPQPPTERQQKTQKKPPPKPIRISSVSNSDSPPQTPAPPPPVQTPTLSTFNPQNTAKVNTAPKTSFLNVFEDRDKKPTHMLLLEDSGSSSSGPVLVKVDGNAPKVPTLSKPVPIVKELEENLQVAQPSESTLFEQKTVTKTETKTKAKTETISVQPEITKPVQPPPQKSLQLDEVDNTQINLETSKDKLGENQGPKAESPKAENPREYQSPAPVKPVRYQNPNQKYSPILDHKLRNLKGSETHGARDGHAASPLALLKAAKEREKNRTTHSVSQENSGKNNEQPSIHSNDLSSSGSSTVKLTEKILQETPKSFSPVDRPQTNDAPETSSSHALVNGQAPSTSPALNRIIETPAVSKKAEERQKAYQSSSLSQTPQPEGNKDGFSMPLLPPPPEFDDLSKIMDLPPSIIPPDPPTKKAPSPPVTSLSPASVQYPLNKTQPSAGPPSSVPPPPLKTAPTASIPPPPLKTAPPASIPPPPLNTAPPSSIPPPPLKTAPTASIPPPPLKTAPSASIPPPSLNTAPPSSIPPPPLKTAPTASIPPPPLKTAPPASIPPPPLKTAPPASVPPPPLNTAPPASIPPPPPLNHPPPNVQTKPKPDSTQPARTLEQRHFDLQCILKKKLEEMAPKISHQKEDVEPSSDEWESNDQLKSPTTKYHQKAATLDMRELQRKVNKKYPDNSPTKALTSNGPKSKYQHGMTFTVRPGTKNPITYHE; encoded by the exons TCCTTGTCTGAGAGTTTCCAAGGCTTTGCTGTCCCAATGCCGAAAGTCCCTCTCCTGCCCCCTGTCAATGGTCCAAAGACCAACGGTTCAG TTGGTTGGGATCCATTGTCCAATGGCTCCATTACTTCAGTGCCTAACCTTGATAAAGGGGAAATAtttgttcctcctcctccttctgtagcacctccaccacctccaaGTGAATGGATTCCACCTCCACCAGACTTCCTGGGTGACTTAAACACTCTAGACCTAGCAACCATACAGCCTCCTTCCATGCCCGCACCAAACCCTCCTTCAGTAGAACCAAAGGATTTATCCTTCCTAAAACCACCACCAATGGCTCCACCAAAGCCTCTATCTACCACTTCTACTGGCTCTCCATCATCCATACCCATCTCTAGTCCACCATCAGCTCAAGTTCCAGAGCATCCAAAATTTGCCGCCCCACAGCCCCCTACTGAAAGGCAACAGAAGACTCAGAAGAAACCTCCTCCAAAGCCCATTAGAATTTCCTCAGTCTCCAACTCTGACTCCCCCCCACAGACTCCTGCACCACCACCCCCTGTGCAGACACCCACATTGTCCACTTTCAATccccaaaacacagcaaaggtTAACACTGCTCCTAAGACCTCATTTCTCAATGTGTTTGAAGACCGTGACAAAAAACCTACGCACATGTTACTCCTGGAAGATTCCGGGTCTTCCAGCTCTGGCCCTGTTCTCGTCAAGGTGGACGGTAATGCTCCCAAAGTGCCTACACTATCTAAACCAGTTCCCATTGTAAAGGAGCTGGAGGAGAATTTACAAGTTGCCCAACCTTCTGAATCTACCCTATTTGAGCAAAAGACAGTGACTAAGACAGAGACTAAGACAAAGGCTAAAACAGAGACAATTTCAGTGCAACCAGAAATAACCAAACCAGTACAGCCACCGCCTCAGAAGTCTCTACAGCTTGATGAAGTTGACAATACTCAGATTAATTTAGAGACAAGCAAGGACAAACTTGGAGAGAACCAAGGTCCAAAAGCAGAAAGTCCAAAAGCAGAAAATCCTAGAGAGTACCAAAGTCCAGCCCCAGTCAAACCTGTACGGTATCAAAATCCAAACCAGAAATACAGTCCGATATTGGATCACAAACTACGTAACCTGAAAGGAAGTGAAACCCACGGAGCACGAGACGGGCATGCAGCTTCTCCGCTGGCTCTTCTAAAGGCAgctaaagaaagagagaaaaacagaacgACGCACTCTGTTTCACAGGAAAACAGTGGAAAGAACAATGAGCAGCCAAGTATTCACTCAAATGACCTTTCAAGTTCTGGCTCTTCAACTGtaaaactgacagaaaaaatATTACAGGAGACTCCAAAATCCTTCAGTCCAGTAGACCGTCCACAAACAAATGATGCTCCTGAAACTTCAAGCAGTCATGCCCTGGTCAATGGTCAGGCACCATCTACCAGTCCAGCTCTCAACAGGATCATAGAAACCCCTGCTGTTAGCAAAAAAGCAGAGGAGAGACAAAAGGCATATCAAAGCAGCTCACTGTCTCAGACTCCACAACCTGAGGGCAATAAAGATGGGTTCAGCATGCCATTACTGCCTCCACCACCAGAGTTTGATGATTTAAGCAAGATTATGGACCTGCCACCTTCCATCATTCCACCGGACCCTCCCACAAAAAAGGCACCGTCACCACCTGTAACCTCTCTTTCCCCTGCCTCAGTTCAGTATCCTTTGAATAAGACACAACCCTCTGCAGGTCCTCCCTCTTCAGtgccacctcctcctctgaaGACAGCACCTACAGCTTCcattccacctcctcctctgaaGACAGCACCTCCAGCTTCaattccacctcctcctctgaaTACAGCACCTCCCTCTTCaattccacctcctcctctgaaGACAGCACCTACAGCTTCcattccacctcctcctctgaaGACAGCACCTTCAGCTTCAATTCCACCTCCTTCTCTGAATACAGCACCTCCCTCTTCaattccacctcctcctctgaaGACAGCACCTACAGCTTCcattccacctcctcctctgaaGACAGCACCTCCAGCTTCaattccacctcctcctctgaaGACAGCACCTCCAGCTTCagttccacctcctcctctgaaTACAGCACCTCCAGCTTCaattccacctcctcctcctctgaacCACCCACCTCCTAATGTCCAGACAAAACCCAAGCCAGACTCCACTCAGCCAGCACGCACTCTGGAACAAAGACATTTTGATCTCCAGTGCATCCTAAAAAAGAAGCTGGAGGAAATGGCCCCCAAAATTTCCCACCAAAAGGAAGATGTAGAGCCTTCCTCTGATGAATGGGAGTCCAATGACCAGCTCAAATCACCAACTACCAAATATCACCAGAAAGCAGCAACTCTGGACATGAGGGAGCTGCAGCGTAAAGTGAACAAAAAATATCCAGATAACTCGCCAACAAAAGCTTTGACCAG CAATGGGCCCAAGTCTAAATATCAACATGGTATGACTTTCACAGTTCGGCCTGGAACCAAAAATCCTATTACTTATCATGAGTAG
- the wdr77 gene encoding methylosome protein WDR77 — protein MNSSVDTSMTKENRWDIPPNAPACMERHLCAAQYRADGTLLLGASSLSGRSWQGSVWIYSDPDQAPSEGFCKAGVQTEAGVTDVKWVSEKGIIVASDSGALELWELAEDECLLVNRFTKHDHDHIVTTVSPVVGATAAVTGSMDCRIKVWDLSQETVVTTYNVHTQPVTCVACSPTDESLFLSCSQDGRVLLWDRRKPNKPASRIDVESPSCSPTSLAWHPHHRSTIAFGDELGRVTVKDFLGSEPSQVENVHSRRVNGLAFSTHSTPLLASVSDDCSVAVMDSELREILRDRRHQDYVKGVSWLHNGSSTLTTVGWDHLVLHHKVGPADGIPSSSS, from the exons ATGAATAGTTCCGTGGATACTAGCATGACCAAGGAAAACCGGTGGGACATACCCCCCAATGCTCCAGCGTGCATGGAGAGGCACCTGTGCGCGGCACAATACAGAGCAG ATGGCACCCTGCTACTTGGTGCCTCCAGCCTCTCTGGCAGAAGCTGGCAGGGATCTGTTTGGATCTACAGCGACCCTGACCAGGCCCCCAGTGAGGGATTCTGCAAAGCTGGTGTGCAGACTGAGGCTGGTGTCACAGATGTCAAATGGGTGTCAGAGAAGGGAATTATTGTTGCGTCAGATTCAG GTGCCTTGGAGCTCTGGGAACTAGCAGAGGATGAATGTCTACTGGTTAATCGCTTTACCAAGCATGATCATGACCATATTGTCACCACAGTAAGCCCCGTGGTTGGAGCAACCGCTGCAGTCACTGGCAGCATGGACTGCAG AATTAAAGTCTGGGATCTAAGTCAGGAAACAGTTGTCACTACCTACAATG TGCACACACAGCCAGTCACTTGTGTTGCCTGCAGTCCTACAGATGAgtctctgtttctctcctgtAGCCAA GACGGCCGTGTGTTGTTGTGGGACAGGAGGAAGCCCAACAAACCTGCATCAAGAATAG ATGTAGAGTCACCTAGCTGCTCCCCTACTTCTCTAGCTTGGCACCCTCACCACAGAAGCACCATTGCTTTTG GCGATGAGCTCGGCAGGGTGACTGTGAAAGATTTCCTGGGATCGGAGCCGTCTCAGGTGGAGAACGTTCACAGCCGTAGAGTTAATGGGCTGGCCTTCTCCACACACAG CACACCCTTGCTAGCCTCTGTTAGTGATGACTGTAGCGTTGCTGTTATGGACTCTGAACTGCGAGAAAT ACTCCGAGACCGGCGGCACCAGGACTATGTCAAAGGTGTGAGCTGGCTTCACAATGGCTCCTCCACCCTCACAACAGTAGGCTGGGATCATCTTGTGCTTCACCATAAAGTGGGTCCAGCTGATGGCATTCCCAGTTCCTCTTCTTAG